One genomic segment of Gemmatimonadota bacterium includes these proteins:
- a CDS encoding ATP-binding protein, which translates to MRNALEATLPGTTVRLGAARAGAGCEFSCWNEGVIPAEIQRQIFQRSFSTKGSGRGTGTYSLRLFVEVYLGGRVDFTSTKAAGTRFFIWLPMG; encoded by the coding sequence TTGAGGAACGCGCTGGAGGCGACCCTTCCCGGGACCACCGTGCGACTCGGCGCCGCGCGTGCTGGAGCAGGCTGCGAGTTCTCGTGCTGGAACGAAGGAGTCATTCCGGCCGAGATCCAGCGTCAGATCTTCCAGCGGAGCTTCAGCACGAAGGGGAGCGGCCGTGGGACCGGGACCTACAGCCTGCGGCTGTTCGTCGAGGTCTACCTTGGTGGCCGGGTCGACTTCACCTCGACCAAAGCAGCAGGGACGCGCTTCTTCATCTGGCTGCCGATGGGGTAG